Proteins from a genomic interval of uncultured Desulfuromusa sp.:
- a CDS encoding universal stress protein produces the protein MTTRILIPVNDSPTTKQTITDIITYKEKIASQLVLLHVINDQLAYRMIPDFQIEMVRENAEKAARNRLEILAKKLQDAGFTIELRLEFGAPRRVIPRIANEEDFQLLIIGRKNGSGEIRDVVFGSVANYVLHNVKCPVLLL, from the coding sequence ATGACTACAAGAATCCTAATTCCTGTAAACGACTCCCCCACAACCAAACAGACCATTACCGACATCATTACCTACAAAGAGAAAATAGCGTCGCAGCTGGTTTTGTTACATGTCATTAATGATCAGCTTGCATACCGGATGATTCCCGATTTTCAAATTGAAATGGTCAGAGAAAACGCCGAGAAAGCGGCCCGAAACCGGCTGGAAATCTTGGCAAAAAAACTTCAGGATGCCGGTTTTACTATTGAATTACGTCTCGAATTTGGTGCTCCACGCCGAGTGATTCCACGCATTGCAAATGAAGAAGATTTTCAACTGCTCATCATAGGCCGGAAAAACGGAAGTGGCGAAATTCGCGATGTGGTGTTTGGCTCTGTTGCAAATTATGTTTTACATAATGTCAAATGCCCGGTTCTGCTTCTCTAG
- the serS gene encoding serine--tRNA ligase, producing the protein MLDIKYLRENFTEAEKNLATRGGAIDLSGFTALDQQRRELLGEGEVLKAEKNKVSAMIGQTKDKSQVQGEIARMKEVSAQIKELDDRLRDVEEQLSQLLMGVPNIPHEKCPTGTSEEDNVEISVWGEKPAFSFNPQAHWDIGEDLGILDFERGSKLSGARFCVYLGAGARLERALINFMLDLHTSEHNYTETLPPFLVNRTSMTGTGQLPKFENDLFHTEDVDLFLIPTAEVPVTNLHRDEILSEKDLPLCYTAYTPCFRKEAGSHGKDTRGLIRQHQFNKVELVKFVRPEDSDVELDALLKNAERVLQLLKLPYRVVDLCTGDIGFSAARTFDIEVWLPGQECYREISSCSTFRDFQARRASIRFRREGAKKPELVHTLNGSGLAVGRTLLAILENYQQEDGSVMIPEVLKPYMGGLEKIEKNL; encoded by the coding sequence ATGCTCGATATCAAATATTTGCGCGAAAATTTTACGGAAGCTGAAAAAAATCTCGCTACCCGGGGGGGAGCTATTGATCTTTCCGGCTTCACAGCGCTGGATCAGCAACGTCGTGAGCTGCTGGGCGAAGGGGAAGTCCTCAAAGCAGAGAAAAATAAGGTTTCTGCAATGATCGGCCAAACCAAGGATAAGAGCCAGGTTCAGGGTGAAATTGCCAGAATGAAAGAAGTGTCCGCCCAGATCAAGGAACTGGATGATCGTTTGCGGGACGTCGAAGAACAGCTGAGTCAACTGTTGATGGGAGTCCCCAATATTCCCCATGAAAAATGCCCCACCGGGACTTCGGAAGAGGACAATGTTGAAATCAGTGTCTGGGGAGAAAAACCTGCGTTCAGCTTTAACCCTCAGGCACATTGGGATATCGGCGAAGATCTGGGAATCCTCGATTTTGAAAGAGGGAGTAAACTTTCCGGCGCCAGATTTTGTGTTTATTTAGGTGCCGGAGCACGACTGGAACGTGCTTTGATCAATTTTATGCTCGATCTGCATACAAGTGAACACAACTACACGGAAACACTGCCACCCTTTTTGGTGAACCGCACTTCGATGACAGGAACAGGGCAACTGCCCAAATTTGAAAATGATTTATTTCACACCGAAGATGTCGATCTGTTTTTGATACCGACTGCCGAAGTTCCGGTGACCAATCTCCATCGGGATGAAATCCTCAGTGAAAAAGATCTGCCCCTCTGTTACACGGCCTATACCCCGTGTTTCCGTAAAGAAGCCGGATCTCATGGGAAGGATACCCGCGGTTTGATTCGCCAGCACCAGTTCAACAAAGTCGAGCTGGTCAAGTTTGTACGTCCTGAAGATTCTGATGTCGAACTTGACGCTCTGCTGAAAAACGCTGAACGGGTTTTACAATTACTGAAATTACCCTACCGGGTCGTCGATCTTTGTACCGGAGACATCGGCTTTTCCGCCGCGCGAACCTTTGACATTGAAGTCTGGTTACCAGGGCAGGAATGCTATCGGGAAATTTCATCCTGTTCCACCTTTCGTGATTTTCAGGCACGGCGCGCTTCGATTCGCTTCCGCCGTGAAGGGGCTAAAAAACCGGAACTGGTCCATACCCTGAACGGTTCGGGATTGGCGGTTGGACGTACCCTGTTGGCCATCCTGGAAAATTATCAGCAGGAAGATGGTTCCGTGATGATTCCAGAAGTTCTGAAACCCTATATGGGCGGTTTAGAGAAGATCGAAAAGAACTTATAG
- a CDS encoding HAD-IIB family hydrolase, whose product MDRLLLCTDLDRTIIPNGCQPEHPEARTYFKQLCCLSEVTLVYVSGRNQQLVKQAVKEYALPVPDFAITDVGTKIFQLVQEKWQELGFWQEQIAADWKGKNHGQLQQALSRFPELSLQEKSKQNSFKLSYYLPLDADRGKIIQQAETLLTQMGVAASLIWSVDEPEQIGLLDVLPRHATKLHAIECLRRQLGFCHEELIFAGDSGNDLPVLTSSIRSVLVANADQQTKRQAQQLVEQNGCVDSLYQAQHNDFPLGGNYSAGVLQGVVFFIPEIGAKLKLL is encoded by the coding sequence ATGGATAGATTATTGTTGTGCACCGATCTGGATCGAACGATTATCCCCAATGGTTGTCAACCCGAACATCCGGAAGCACGTACGTATTTTAAACAACTCTGTTGTCTTTCGGAAGTGACCCTGGTGTATGTCTCCGGTCGAAATCAGCAACTGGTCAAGCAGGCAGTCAAAGAATATGCTCTCCCTGTTCCTGATTTTGCGATTACCGATGTCGGGACTAAAATTTTTCAGTTGGTTCAGGAGAAGTGGCAGGAACTCGGTTTCTGGCAGGAACAGATTGCTGCTGATTGGAAAGGGAAAAACCATGGACAATTACAGCAGGCTCTCAGTCGATTTCCAGAATTGAGCTTGCAGGAGAAGAGTAAGCAGAATAGCTTCAAGCTGAGTTATTATCTGCCCTTGGACGCAGATCGAGGAAAAATCATTCAACAGGCTGAGACGTTGCTGACACAAATGGGGGTAGCAGCAAGCCTGATCTGGAGTGTTGATGAGCCGGAGCAGATTGGTCTGCTTGATGTTCTCCCGCGTCATGCAACCAAACTGCACGCGATTGAATGTCTCCGCCGACAATTGGGATTCTGCCATGAAGAGCTGATTTTTGCCGGTGACAGCGGTAATGATCTTCCGGTCCTGACCAGTTCGATCCGTTCAGTTCTGGTGGCCAATGCCGATCAACAGACGAAACGGCAGGCACAACAACTGGTTGAACAGAATGGCTGTGTTGACTCTCTTTATCAGGCACAACACAATGATTTTCCGCTGGGAGGCAACTATAGTGCCGGGGTGTTGCAGGGAGTTGTGTTTTTCATCCCGGAGATTGGAGCGAAGCTGAAATTATTATGA
- a CDS encoding alpha-amylase family glycosyl hydrolase, translating to MYEQVSHTLLNEILNRIKPEISEQDLRHFYTRLGANFYAIHSLFERLYGDRDDFAEQAQQLVETMAENYIKRPEKLRQLDLARENDYNWFLSQKWVGMALYCEGFAGNLRGLQERLPYFQELGVNLVHVMPIMRCPEGSSDGGYAVSDFRDINPELGTLEDVVALAAAMKQRDILLVLDVVVNHTSNMHYWATRARSGDKKYQDYFYTFETRNIPDMFEQSMPEIFPETAPGNFTWDEEMGRWVMTVFNDYQWDLNYSNPAVFIEMLGIILFWANQGADILRLDAVAFLWKKIGSTCQNEREAHLILQLLKDCCQVTAPGVVFIAEAIVAPVEMIKYFGEDAVIAKECEIAYNATFMALLWDAVATKNARLLNQGIKSLPVKLERATWLNYIRCHDDIGLGFDDRDILLCDYEPARHRKFLVDYFTGKFDNSHARGLPFGQNAKTGDTRISGSLASLVGLECALEREDNAAIADAIKVILLLHGVIMAFGGIPLLYYGDAIGTLNDDSYREDPVKQEDTRWVHRPSIDWDIADRRNTPGTVEYEIFSALKRMIAVRKEIEVFADFNNRELIEVKNPHLFVFGRYHLQKPNEQVLVVANFSKHPQHLNLEDLGSWVARYRPLVDLYRGKSPDIFNNSLVIPGYEFYWLSEG from the coding sequence ATGTACGAACAAGTCTCACATACCCTGTTAAATGAAATTCTCAACCGCATCAAGCCAGAGATCTCTGAACAGGATCTGCGTCATTTTTATACTCGCCTGGGAGCAAATTTTTACGCTATCCATTCGTTGTTTGAGAGACTTTACGGTGACCGGGACGATTTCGCTGAACAAGCTCAGCAACTGGTTGAGACCATGGCTGAGAATTATATCAAACGTCCGGAGAAACTACGGCAGCTCGACCTGGCCCGGGAGAACGACTACAACTGGTTTCTCAGTCAGAAATGGGTCGGAATGGCCCTCTACTGCGAGGGTTTTGCCGGCAACCTGCGAGGGTTGCAGGAACGGCTGCCATATTTTCAGGAGCTGGGAGTCAATCTGGTGCATGTCATGCCGATTATGCGTTGTCCTGAAGGGAGTAGCGATGGTGGTTATGCTGTCAGCGATTTCCGCGACATCAACCCTGAACTCGGAACCCTGGAAGACGTTGTTGCTCTGGCAGCGGCAATGAAACAGCGTGACATCCTGCTGGTCCTCGACGTTGTCGTCAACCACACTTCCAACATGCATTACTGGGCAACCCGGGCCCGATCCGGCGACAAGAAATATCAGGATTACTTCTATACTTTTGAAACCCGCAACATTCCGGATATGTTCGAGCAGAGCATGCCGGAAATTTTTCCGGAGACTGCTCCGGGAAATTTTACCTGGGACGAAGAAATGGGTCGCTGGGTAATGACGGTTTTTAACGACTATCAATGGGACCTCAACTACAGTAACCCTGCGGTATTTATTGAGATGCTCGGTATTATTCTGTTCTGGGCCAACCAGGGGGCCGATATCCTGCGCCTGGATGCCGTCGCTTTTCTGTGGAAAAAAATCGGCAGCACCTGCCAGAATGAACGGGAAGCGCACCTGATTCTGCAACTGCTGAAGGATTGCTGCCAGGTCACCGCTCCGGGAGTGGTTTTTATTGCCGAGGCAATTGTCGCACCGGTGGAAATGATCAAATACTTTGGTGAGGACGCGGTGATCGCCAAGGAATGTGAAATTGCCTATAACGCGACTTTCATGGCGCTGCTCTGGGATGCTGTAGCAACCAAAAATGCACGCCTGCTGAATCAGGGAATCAAAAGTTTGCCGGTCAAATTGGAACGGGCCACCTGGCTGAATTACATCCGCTGTCATGACGATATCGGTCTCGGCTTCGACGATCGGGATATTCTCCTTTGCGACTATGAGCCAGCCCGGCACCGCAAGTTTCTGGTCGATTATTTCACCGGCAAGTTTGACAACTCTCACGCCCGCGGACTCCCGTTCGGGCAGAACGCAAAAACCGGTGATACGCGTATTTCCGGTTCCCTGGCCTCTCTCGTCGGTCTGGAATGTGCCCTGGAAAGAGAGGATAATGCGGCGATTGCTGATGCGATAAAAGTTATTTTACTTCTGCATGGTGTGATCATGGCTTTCGGCGGGATACCGCTGCTCTATTACGGCGATGCAATCGGGACCCTGAATGATGATTCCTACCGTGAAGATCCCGTCAAGCAAGAGGACACACGCTGGGTGCACCGGCCTTCAATCGACTGGGATATCGCAGATCGGAGAAATACGCCCGGAACGGTCGAATATGAAATCTTCAGCGCTTTGAAGCGGATGATCGCGGTGCGTAAAGAGATTGAAGTTTTTGCTGATTTTAACAACCGTGAACTCATCGAGGTGAAAAATCCGCACCTGTTTGTGTTTGGTCGTTACCATCTGCAAAAGCCGAACGAACAGGTCCTGGTTGTCGCCAATTTCAGTAAACATCCACAACACCTCAATCTTGAGGATTTGGGAAGTTGGGTGGCGCGATACCGACCTCTGGTTGACCTTTACCGTGGCAAAAGTCCCGATATCTTCAATAATAGCCTGGTGATACCGGGATACGAATTTTACTGGCTGAGTGAAGGATAG
- a CDS encoding HAD-IIB family hydrolase, with protein sequence MTQQTEGLYIVLLSIHGLIRWHNLELGRDADTGGQTLYVVELAQALASQPEVARVDLLTQRVVDNNVSSDYAQPVEELSENLRIVRIDAGPEEYLPKESLWDHLDSFIDNLTDFFRDNNAVPDIIHSHYADAGYVGCHIASLLGIPLIHTGHSLGRIKRSRLMASGLKAQEIETRFNMSRRIEAEEQTLATAERVITSTHQEIEEQYELYHYYQPDQMRVVPPGTNLKKFMPPTGTELKSSLFKKLTTHLKEPDKPIILALSRPDQRKNIVALVEAFGQSLQLQQLANLMIVAGNRDDIDDLDEGAQEVFHELLVAIDRYDLYSKVALPKHHQRDQVAEIYQIAAASGGVFVNPALTEPFGLTLIEAAACGLPIVATEDGGPQDIVRNCKNGILIDPLEPETISAALLKLLRKQDLWRKYSASGLRGVQENYSWDAHAKRYLQIIRPIAERSEQLVRKPVKQRAGLYRDRAIVSDLDQNLIGDSQSLRELLEVLRRQRKSTYFILATGRRLDSALKLMKKHRIPQPDVLMTSSGTEIYHAPKLTIDTFWARHISYRWSLREVKKILVDFPGLKNQPTQEQSRFKLSYYINPELADIEKIKQLLHQEEQAVFVQTAFGQFLDVLPLRASKGMALRYVVEQLNIPLEAVFVAGGSGADEDMMRGNTLAAVVANRHNEELSQLTDIERIYFSRQPNAAGILEALDFYDFFNSCRDPREVSPADENG encoded by the coding sequence ATGACACAACAAACAGAGGGTCTTTACATTGTTCTGTTAAGTATTCATGGTTTGATCCGTTGGCATAACCTTGAACTTGGTCGTGATGCCGATACCGGGGGACAAACGCTATATGTGGTTGAGTTGGCTCAGGCTTTAGCCAGTCAGCCGGAGGTTGCCAGGGTCGATCTTTTGACTCAGCGTGTGGTTGACAACAACGTTTCTTCAGATTATGCGCAACCTGTTGAGGAATTATCCGAAAATCTCCGAATTGTGAGGATTGATGCCGGTCCGGAAGAATATCTGCCAAAGGAAAGCCTTTGGGATCATCTTGATTCCTTTATTGATAATCTGACTGACTTTTTCCGCGATAATAATGCTGTTCCCGACATTATTCACAGTCACTATGCTGATGCCGGTTATGTCGGCTGTCATATTGCCAGTTTGCTGGGTATTCCGCTGATTCATACGGGACATTCTCTCGGTCGTATCAAACGCAGCCGGTTGATGGCCAGCGGATTGAAAGCTCAGGAAATTGAAACCCGTTTCAATATGAGCCGCCGCATTGAAGCCGAAGAGCAGACATTGGCAACTGCGGAAAGAGTGATCACCAGTACCCATCAGGAAATAGAAGAACAGTATGAACTTTATCATTATTATCAACCTGATCAGATGCGCGTTGTTCCGCCCGGAACAAATCTGAAAAAATTCATGCCACCCACAGGAACAGAGCTGAAAAGTTCATTGTTCAAAAAGCTGACCACCCACCTGAAAGAACCGGACAAGCCCATTATCCTGGCCCTGTCGCGGCCGGACCAACGGAAAAACATTGTTGCCCTGGTCGAGGCTTTCGGCCAGTCTTTGCAGCTTCAGCAGTTGGCTAATCTGATGATTGTTGCAGGAAACAGGGATGATATCGATGATCTTGATGAAGGGGCACAGGAAGTTTTTCATGAGCTTCTGGTTGCTATTGACCGCTACGACCTATACAGCAAAGTCGCTTTGCCGAAGCATCATCAACGAGATCAAGTGGCGGAAATTTACCAGATTGCAGCCGCATCCGGGGGGGTATTTGTCAATCCGGCTCTCACGGAACCCTTTGGTCTGACTCTGATTGAAGCGGCAGCCTGTGGCTTGCCGATTGTTGCGACAGAAGATGGAGGCCCTCAGGATATTGTCAGAAATTGCAAGAACGGTATCCTGATTGATCCACTGGAGCCGGAGACGATCAGCGCTGCTTTGTTGAAATTGCTCAGGAAGCAGGATCTGTGGCGAAAATACTCTGCCAGTGGTTTGCGCGGTGTCCAGGAAAACTATTCCTGGGATGCCCATGCAAAGCGTTATCTCCAGATCATTCGGCCAATCGCCGAACGATCCGAACAGCTGGTCCGTAAACCTGTCAAGCAGAGAGCTGGTCTCTATCGTGATCGTGCAATCGTCAGTGATCTCGACCAAAATCTGATTGGGGATTCTCAGTCACTCAGAGAATTACTTGAAGTTCTCCGCCGGCAACGTAAAAGTACCTACTTTATCCTCGCGACCGGTCGCCGCCTCGATTCCGCTTTGAAGTTGATGAAAAAGCACAGGATTCCCCAGCCGGACGTATTGATGACCAGTAGTGGCACGGAGATTTACCATGCGCCGAAACTGACGATCGATACGTTCTGGGCCCGCCATATCAGTTATCGCTGGTCATTGAGGGAAGTGAAAAAAATCCTGGTTGATTTCCCCGGTTTAAAAAATCAACCCACTCAGGAGCAGAGTCGTTTTAAGCTCAGTTACTATATCAACCCGGAACTGGCTGATATTGAAAAGATCAAACAGTTGTTGCATCAGGAAGAACAGGCCGTTTTTGTGCAAACTGCTTTTGGTCAGTTTCTGGATGTGTTGCCATTACGCGCCTCCAAAGGAATGGCTTTGCGTTATGTTGTCGAGCAGTTGAACATTCCGCTGGAAGCTGTTTTTGTTGCCGGGGGATCGGGAGCTGATGAGGACATGATGCGTGGTAATACCCTGGCGGCAGTGGTGGCCAACCGCCATAATGAAGAACTATCGCAGTTGACCGATATTGAGCGGATCTATTTTTCCCGGCAGCCAAATGCCGCCGGAATTCTTGAAGCTCTTGATTTTTATGATTTTTTTAACAGTTGTAGAGATCCAAGGGAAGTTAGCCCGGCTGATGAAAATGGATAG
- a CDS encoding AAA family ATPase, whose product MQKPHIDLVDGLQNPSCYNHPANKVKLVETHISWVFLAGAFAYKLKKPVNFGFLDFSTLNKRHYYCLEELRLNRRFAPQLYLDVVSIGGSPEKPVIGGVPAIDYLVKMKRFSREDELDRLLQKNDLSAAIIRQFAGYLANIHQQAPQVAANSFFGSLASIWSPAQENFAQLRPLLTGAAHQLQLAELENWSRSRLDNLLSLITERKEQGYIRECHGDAHLANMVWFNEKPLLFDCIEFNDNLRCIDVINDTAFLTMDLENRGAKKLSWTFLNHYLQQNGDYPALPLLNYYKSYRALVRAKVIGLRLSQPGLDPIEQENNHNLLQSYLNLSSDYSQSRATPLIICHGFSGSGKSTFCNQLAATYGAVHILSDVERKRLHGFNSESKSHSGIEAGIYTWQASQKTYSRLQELAATIIKAGFPVIVDATFLKQQQRRKMRKLADQLQVPFAILDFPLSKTDLFHRVELRSRRKGEVSEATPAVLEQQLKTAQPLTTAEEQVTIKVQQDSSPDAIAARIEK is encoded by the coding sequence ATGCAGAAGCCTCATATAGATCTGGTTGATGGCTTACAAAATCCCTCCTGCTACAACCACCCTGCCAACAAGGTGAAGCTGGTTGAAACACATATCTCCTGGGTTTTTCTGGCAGGAGCATTCGCCTATAAACTGAAAAAACCGGTCAATTTCGGCTTTCTTGATTTCTCGACCTTAAACAAGCGTCACTACTACTGTCTTGAAGAACTACGTCTGAATCGGCGCTTTGCGCCACAACTCTACCTGGATGTTGTCAGCATCGGCGGCTCACCTGAAAAACCGGTCATTGGCGGTGTTCCTGCTATTGATTATTTAGTCAAAATGAAACGCTTTTCACGAGAGGATGAACTTGATCGATTGCTCCAGAAGAATGATCTCAGTGCCGCAATCATCAGACAATTTGCCGGCTACCTGGCAAACATCCATCAACAGGCACCACAAGTCGCAGCGAACAGCTTTTTTGGTTCATTGGCGTCGATCTGGAGTCCCGCACAGGAAAATTTTGCTCAACTTCGCCCCCTTCTCACCGGCGCAGCCCACCAGCTGCAATTGGCCGAATTAGAAAACTGGAGCCGATCTCGCCTTGATAATCTTCTTAGCCTGATAACAGAACGTAAAGAGCAAGGATATATTCGAGAATGTCACGGTGATGCTCATCTTGCCAACATGGTCTGGTTCAATGAAAAACCGCTCCTGTTTGACTGTATCGAATTTAACGACAACCTCCGCTGCATTGATGTCATCAACGATACCGCTTTTTTAACCATGGATCTGGAAAACCGTGGGGCAAAAAAATTGAGCTGGACCTTCCTCAACCACTATCTGCAACAGAATGGCGACTACCCGGCATTGCCGTTATTGAATTATTACAAAAGCTACCGTGCTCTGGTACGCGCTAAAGTCATTGGCCTGCGACTGAGTCAACCCGGACTGGATCCCATAGAACAGGAGAACAATCATAACCTGTTGCAGAGTTATCTCAATCTGTCCAGTGACTATAGCCAATCCCGAGCAACACCACTGATCATCTGCCATGGATTTTCAGGTTCCGGGAAAAGCACCTTCTGCAACCAGCTTGCAGCGACTTACGGTGCCGTTCACATCCTTTCCGATGTCGAGCGTAAACGTTTACACGGATTCAATTCCGAATCGAAAAGTCATTCGGGAATTGAGGCGGGAATTTATACATGGCAAGCCAGTCAAAAAACCTACTCCAGACTTCAGGAACTGGCAGCGACCATCATTAAGGCAGGTTTTCCGGTCATTGTTGATGCCACCTTTCTCAAGCAACAACAGCGCAGAAAAATGCGGAAATTAGCTGACCAACTGCAAGTTCCTTTTGCCATTCTTGATTTTCCGTTAAGCAAAACAGACCTGTTTCATCGGGTTGAACTTCGTAGTCGCCGGAAGGGAGAAGTATCGGAAGCCACACCTGCCGTGCTGGAACAGCAACTCAAAACAGCACAGCCACTGACAACAGCCGAAGAACAGGTGACCATCAAGGTTCAACAGGATAGTTCACCGGACGCTATTGCCGCACGGATTGAAAAGTAA
- a CDS encoding carbohydrate kinase: protein MSKQKQVNIYIFGEVLFDCFPTGEQVLGGAPFNVAWHLQALGDSPQLISRVGKDQHGDRILQAMSGWGLKTSAIQVDSTHPTGRVEVSITDNEPSYTIVPDSAFDFISLPDPGGFSSGGILYHGSLSLRNETSRKTLLEIVHSHKVKIFFDVNLRFPWWHRDEVCEWLKNATWVKMNQDELTALSNHQGSDIQLQMAEMQETYGQEQLIVTRGEQGALIRTAAGKFHSLVPGKVACLIDTVGAGDAFSAIYLHALRGGWSIEKTLYHAQCFAGKVVGLRGATTNDPEFYQQVTDSCNF from the coding sequence ATGAGCAAGCAAAAGCAAGTGAACATTTATATTTTTGGCGAAGTGCTGTTCGACTGCTTCCCGACCGGAGAACAGGTTCTCGGTGGTGCCCCGTTCAATGTCGCCTGGCATCTTCAAGCTTTGGGCGACTCTCCCCAGTTGATTTCGCGGGTCGGAAAAGATCAGCATGGTGACAGGATACTGCAAGCAATGTCCGGCTGGGGCTTAAAGACTTCAGCAATTCAGGTTGACAGCACGCATCCGACCGGCCGAGTTGAGGTGTCAATTACAGATAACGAGCCAAGTTACACTATTGTCCCGGACAGCGCTTTTGATTTTATTTCATTGCCGGATCCAGGAGGCTTCTCCTCTGGTGGAATTCTCTACCATGGATCTCTGTCGTTGCGGAATGAAACATCGCGCAAAACACTGCTTGAAATTGTGCACAGTCATAAAGTCAAAATTTTTTTTGATGTCAATCTACGCTTTCCCTGGTGGCACCGTGATGAGGTCTGTGAATGGTTGAAAAATGCGACTTGGGTGAAAATGAATCAAGACGAGTTGACCGCGCTCAGCAACCATCAGGGAAGCGATATTCAGCTGCAGATGGCAGAAATGCAAGAGACCTACGGGCAGGAACAGTTGATAGTGACCCGCGGTGAGCAGGGGGCCTTGATCAGAACAGCCGCTGGTAAGTTCCATTCACTTGTTCCGGGAAAAGTTGCATGCTTGATTGATACGGTCGGAGCTGGTGACGCTTTCAGTGCGATTTATCTTCACGCCCTGAGAGGTGGTTGGTCGATTGAGAAAACTCTTTATCATGCTCAGTGTTTTGCCGGTAAGGTTGTCGGCCTGCGCGGAGCAACAACCAATGATCCGGAGTTTTATCAACAGGTTACGGATTCTTGTAACTTCTGA
- a CDS encoding GNAT family N-acetyltransferase, translated as MLDALELFYYANKFRSHLFVIVLEDCSAFDELILDIRMLNAAHIRTLILHHPCVEVTNTLALWRQRGFPFRHYSNLQPQQVREGEHFPVGLEAVPICELNLDAYTGSHALVQGALQVAENVGADKVFFLGSEKGLVMGDQFVSHLHPQELDKHLKAGNRFNLENEKLNLFMQASKDIGVEIVLLNSTTGSLFEEIFTHRGSGSLFTSDYPNVIRQGQSSDLMDLLMLVKHEIADGSILPIHEEFLAENIGNYFVFTVNETIVAASTLVDYGSAAELAKFCTLPRYQGKGRAMQLALSMIETAAKQKKEYVFALSINKKMWTFFKNLGFKEVAREELPQKWQVQYDFSRPSRAFRLQL; from the coding sequence ATGCTCGATGCGCTCGAACTATTTTATTATGCCAACAAGTTTCGCAGCCATCTTTTTGTTATCGTGCTTGAGGATTGCAGTGCCTTTGACGAATTAATCCTCGACATCCGTATGCTCAATGCGGCGCATATCCGCACCCTCATTCTGCATCATCCCTGTGTCGAAGTGACCAATACTCTGGCCCTCTGGCGCCAGCGTGGATTTCCGTTTCGCCATTATTCAAATTTGCAACCGCAACAAGTGCGGGAGGGGGAGCATTTTCCTGTCGGCCTGGAAGCGGTTCCTATCTGTGAGTTGAATCTGGATGCCTATACCGGCTCCCATGCGCTGGTCCAGGGGGCGTTGCAGGTCGCGGAAAACGTTGGTGCCGACAAAGTGTTTTTTCTGGGGAGCGAAAAAGGATTGGTGATGGGAGACCAGTTTGTTTCTCATCTGCATCCCCAGGAGCTGGACAAACACCTGAAAGCAGGAAATCGTTTTAATCTTGAGAATGAAAAACTCAATTTATTTATGCAGGCCAGTAAAGACATTGGTGTTGAGATTGTTTTACTCAATTCAACCACCGGTTCCCTGTTTGAAGAAATTTTTACTCACCGAGGCAGTGGTTCTTTGTTTACCAGCGATTATCCCAACGTTATCCGTCAAGGGCAGAGCAGTGATCTGATGGATCTGCTGATGTTGGTCAAACATGAAATAGCAGATGGTTCCATCCTCCCTATCCACGAGGAATTTCTTGCTGAAAATATCGGTAATTACTTTGTTTTTACCGTCAATGAAACGATTGTGGCGGCTTCTACTCTTGTTGATTATGGGTCGGCCGCCGAACTTGCCAAGTTTTGTACTTTGCCCCGCTATCAGGGGAAAGGGCGCGCGATGCAGTTGGCTCTGAGTATGATTGAAACAGCTGCCAAGCAGAAAAAGGAATATGTTTTTGCCTTGAGTATCAATAAGAAAATGTGGACATTTTTTAAAAATCTGGGTTTCAAGGAAGTGGCCCGTGAGGAACTGCCGCAAAAATGGCAGGTTCAATACGATTTTTCCCGACCTTCCCGTGCTTTTCGTCTTCAGCTATAG
- a CDS encoding manganese efflux pump MntP family protein, translating to MDFFTLLGLSIALGVDAFAVALAAGAVLDPFAERRWFRLGFHFGLFQAMMPVLGWLAGRGLQQWINAYDHWIAFILLSLVGGKMIFEALKDDDQKTLIRDPSRGWTLVILSVATSIDALAVGFSIALLGETIWFPAVIIGVSAAMMTLTGAFLGRKIGALWGQRAEVAGGIVLCAIGIKILLENLLF from the coding sequence TTGGATTTCTTTACCCTGCTGGGGCTCTCTATTGCGTTGGGAGTCGATGCCTTCGCCGTTGCTCTGGCAGCCGGAGCCGTTCTTGATCCTTTCGCTGAACGCCGCTGGTTTCGTCTCGGTTTTCACTTTGGGCTATTTCAAGCCATGATGCCCGTGTTGGGTTGGTTAGCCGGTCGCGGCCTGCAACAATGGATTAACGCCTATGATCACTGGATCGCCTTCATCCTGCTTTCTCTGGTTGGAGGGAAAATGATTTTTGAAGCCCTGAAAGACGATGATCAAAAAACCTTGATCCGGGACCCATCACGAGGTTGGACTCTGGTGATTCTCTCGGTCGCGACCAGCATTGATGCTCTGGCCGTCGGGTTCTCCATCGCTCTTCTTGGAGAAACAATCTGGTTTCCAGCTGTCATCATTGGTGTCTCTGCAGCAATGATGACATTAACAGGTGCTTTTTTAGGAAGAAAAATAGGAGCTCTCTGGGGGCAAAGAGCGGAAGTTGCTGGCGGGATTGTTCTCTGTGCCATTGGCATTAAAATCCTACTGGAAAACCTGCTTTTTTAG